A stretch of DNA from Anopheles nili chromosome 2, idAnoNiliSN_F5_01, whole genome shotgun sequence:
GGAAATTCGTGATATGGAGCTTATGAATAACGTGTACCAAAATTGTTATTAGAAAATCCCCAAGCATGTCCTGCCGGAGAGGAATGTGGCCCGTGCTGGATGTTTATTAAACTTGTACGATGCTTTACAATAAATCTATAGTTTGGAAAGTTTCATGTTTCTCTTTTTGATGGAATGATTCCTGTTCTTTATGGAGGTTTCAAAACCTCGTCTCGACAGCTGCAGGGAACATAGTTGGATCTTTTCTTCGACTCGCGCTAATACGAGCAGTTCAGCGTGAACGCAGTGTAACAATTGTTCCACTCCTACAGTCCCCTTGCAGCTCGAGCATACCCAACAATGTACTATGCGTTGcagttttcaattttgcatccACAAGTTGATGTTGGCTTGGGAACGAAAAAATGCTTTTATAAATATACTTAACTAGAATAATGTATCCATTGTAGTTCCTCTTATTCTTAATGTTCGTCGACGTCGCTAATGATCTCTGACTTAAGGGGATCATCCGCACCGTTGGTAGCTGGTGTGCCGCGCTGTGATGTGCCCTGTGAATTTTGAGTGGAATTGCGAGTCATCATGCGGCGCTTTTTCGGCAAGGACACGTCTGTCGACGTTGATGGCTGTTCGTCTGTCGGTTTTGCGGATGGGACCGGTGTCGCAGCTGGTGGCGGGGATGACTCCGATCGCTTTGCCGCACTTTGGTTTtctttgggtgttttttcgaTGCCATTGTCCGTGGTTGGAGCTTTCGTAGTGGACGTGGGCGATGCAACTCTTGAATTGGATGCTCCTGGCGAGGGTGAAGCAGAAATTTCTCGCACCTCCGGCGATCGACTTTCGTCTTCGGTTGGCTTGATCGTTTCAGGGTCCTTATCATTTACAGGTTGTTCCTTTATCGCCTTCTCGTTGGGCGTCTGTTCCGTAGATTCTTTCATCTGCAGCTCGTTCCGCTGGTGCTGCAGCATGCCGGAGAAAAATGTGCTCATGTTGCGCACCATGCTGACGAGCGATCCTCCGAACTGCTTCTCGAAGTCAAGCCGCTCTTTTTCCAGCATCAACCGCTCCTGGTTGAGGGCTAGGTTTTCGCGTTGAATACTCACGAGCTGGGTAAGAAGCGTTCGGAAACCGGCTGCCTGTCCACCGCCCGGACCACGTGCGGCCGGATGAGTCGATTTGGGTAGTTCACTCGCTTTCTTGGGCACGTTCATCGCCGGAATGGTAACGATCGGTGGTTGGCCCGCTACCGAGATTGGAATTTTCGTATGCTGCACCGGTGCTGGTATGAGCTTAGGCAACGTGGAGGACTCCGGTGCAGGCGTCAGTATTTGCTGTGTTGTTCCATCCTTCGCAACGGtgttcaccagcagcagcttcatcGGTGTTGGACCAACATTAGACGTTCCAACGCCACTCTGTGAAGCGCCTACAACCGtcacaccggaaccggcgcCCTTAGCGATGCTCATCGTGGGCTGCGTGTAGATCTGTATCGGTTTGGCCATACTGCTGGATACGACCGTGGGTTGCTTCATCAGCAGGTTGGCAGGGACGACTGATATCTTTCCTGCTGTTGGTACCGTCGTGGATGCTGTCGAGGTCGCCGTGATGGTGGTTCCGTTGCCGGATGTGATGGTTTCGATTACCAAACCACTCGATCCACTACCCAGTGGTTTGGATGCAGCTGACGTGGCTGATCCGGAAGCGGATTTTGCCATTCCGGATCCTCCCCCAGTGGTGTTAGATTTTGTCGCTTGTGCTTTTTGCAGCAGCTCATCCAAACCGTCATTAAACTCGCTGTAAATTAAAGGGAAATTTAAAATGATGTCCTGAAGATTCATCGCACTGATGGCATCGATAACTTACTTTTCCACATCAAAATCGCTACCCTCATCATCGTCATactcgtcatcatcatcatcgtcatcttcatcgtccTCATCCGCGTCGGTCTTTCTGTTCGCAACCCGCCCATTTCTGCTAGCGATGGTCTTCCGGGCACCGGATGGTCTGGTCACTGCCCTAACGGGAACCAGCGGAGAATCCTCCGGGAACTTGGTGTCGATCGTAAGCAAATCTTCCGCCCGAATCTCCGTCGCGTCATCATCTTCCTCATCGTCGCTCATCAATTCCAGCTTCACCGGAAACTGGTGCAGCTGATCCTTGCCCGATTCCTGTTCGTCCtcgcttttcgctttcacCTGGTCCTGCTCCTGTTGCTTCTGCATCTGTATCATATGCAACCGGTGCGCGTTTCCGAACACCGGCCGGCTGATGATTTCGTCCATCTCTGCGAAGTGACGCCACGTCGTCTGGTTGATGATACCCGCGGCCATATCCTTTTTGATGCGGTTGTAGAAACACTTCAGGTTCTTGATGCGCGTGTTGATTTCCTCCGTCGAGCGGTTGTACCCGTGTTCACGCATTTTCCGCGCCAGTTCGGCGATGACCGGGTGCTTTTTGTGCGTTGTGATGAGCGTCTTCTGTACAACCGGATCACCCCAAAGCGCTATCAGCAGCTTCGTCTCGTCGTAGTCAAAGTTCGGGTTGCGGCTGTTAATCCGCCTGCCACACAAGCTACTGTTAAGGATCTTGTTTGTTGATATCCAGGGTTCGCGGCCACCAGCAATACCACTGCCACTGGAGGAATCGGCTCCATCGCTGGGTGAGCGTTGTTTTTGGCTTATCCGGCTGCTGGTTCCGGATCGCGTGCCCACTTCCGTTCCGGCGGGTGAACTCGAGGACGTTGTTGTCATCGTGTTTTCCGGATGCGGACTCGAAGGCGTAGGAAACTGTCAGACGTCTTGGCGCTTGCTCGCTTACACACAAAATAGACACCCAAAAGCAGGAAGCTTACGTCAGGCGCTGCACCAGAGCCACGCAGCAGGATCGTAATTGACACCTTACTAAAGAGGGTTGTTAAACTTCGTTCTCTTTATCGTACAACCACCatacattctctctctctctttctatctcacAACCGGACGCGGTACCGCTGGGCACTGCGGTGAAACTCTCCAGTTGCGCACTTGGGTAGGCGacggagcaaaaaaatcgATATCGCACGAAAAGCGGCGCCGCTTAGGATACGTATGCTGGCGAACGTAAATGTTGCCTCCGTCGATTTTGCACTTTCGAATCAACTCGCGCGGCAAGCTCACCAGAATCAcacgcggtggaaaaagctTCCTTTCAACCGGTAGCCTCACTTTAATGGGAAACCCGGTAGCAGCGTGCCGTACTGTCGAAGCACGAGAGTCCTGCAGATCCTTGCGTTGACagcgccacacacacactgtcgGTCAAGGCGCACAATCGCGCGCCCAGGTCGGTCGGCAGAGCCACAGAAGAGGCCCGAGTGGTTCAGCCTGCACACACGGGTAGAATAAATGGTGCTCAGCTGGGTTTTCCCCTTCGCAGGAGCCATCGCGCAAGAGCGCaagtatgtgtgtgagagcaAGGGATGGCATCACACCCGGGTAGCAGCTGGGAAAGCGAGACAGAACGCACGTGTGCGGTATTGCGTTCGCATTTTCCCCAGCTGCTTAGCCGGCGCTCGGTCGTTCAATTATTTCGCCTCCCTATGCCCTACCGCCCACATGGACATGTTTACGAGGCAGgagcgtttttcttccttttaaCTCACCGTCGCGGATTTCGGGgctgtgttatttttttctttccttgcATGCATGTTTGCGCGAGGCTCCAATCGGGGGTTCCAggagcgcaaaacaaaaaaaaaagaaaaagaaaaaacaagccagGCTCAAGTCCTTTCATTTGCGCTTGGTCCTTGGTACGCATACAGACGCGCTCGTGGGAAAGCATGTGCCCGCTTGGGTAGGTAATGGGAGGGTGAATTCTTCCTTTTTGTGCCGCACCGTTACCGCTAAGCACAATCGAAGTAGGCTTCCTTGCTCGCTGAGCGCCGCTCAGCAACCGGGGCATTGTTTGCTATGCGGCCGGAAAACGGTGCTGCTTAGCCGCCCTGGTGGAAGGGCCCTTATTTCGATCGATAAACGCGTTCATCAGCGCCTGAAGGTCTACGTGGCTTATGCGTTGTACCGATTCGTTCCCTTCCCGGGTGTACAGCGAACTCAACCCCAACTCTCTGGCGTCGATTACGCTTAGGGCTGACGGTCCTTGCTGCAGGGACTGCAGTAACACGCATACACTCTTAAAGCCGGTCATCGACACCAACGCGTGTTAGAGGACCGatgaaatgtgatttaaattgcAATGTTTCTTTGGAAATTGTCCAAAATCGCGAAAGCCGCTCAGTgtcgaaataattttaatccTAATGTTCTCTAAGTAAAACgcttgaaaatttttatttatccttTGGCTATAAATTTCTCAATCCAGGGAAATGCTATTTTGTCTTCTCTTCTTAGCTAAGCGCTCCCGGAGGCAATTTCGAGCTTCCCCTTCGAATTTTTAATGCAACGGTGAG
This window harbors:
- the LOC128726468 gene encoding serine-rich adhesin for platelets-like, with the protein product MTTTSSSSPAGTEVGTRSGTSSRISQKQRSPSDGADSSSGSGIAGGREPWISTNKILNSSLCGRRINSRNPNFDYDETKLLIALWGDPVVQKTLITTHKKHPVIAELARKMREHGYNRSTEEINTRIKNLKCFYNRIKKDMAAGIINQTTWRHFAEMDEIISRPVFGNAHRLHMIQMQKQQEQDQVKAKSEDEQESGKDQLHQFPVKLELMSDDEEDDDATEIRAEDLLTIDTKFPEDSPLVPVRAVTRPSGARKTIASRNGRVANRKTDADEDDEDDDDDDDEYDDDEGSDFDVENEFNDGLDELLQKAQATKSNTTGGGSGMAKSASGSATSAASKPLGSGSSGLVIETITSGNGTTITATSTASTTVPTAGKISVVPANLLMKQPTVVSSSMAKPIQIYTQPTMSIAKGAGSGVTVVGASQSGVGTSNVGPTPMKLLLVNTVAKDGTTQQILTPAPESSTLPKLIPAPVQHTKIPISVAGQPPIVTIPAMNVPKKASELPKSTHPAARGPGGGQAAGFRTLLTQLVSIQRENLALNQERLMLEKERLDFEKQFGGSLVSMVRNMSTFFSGMLQHQRNELQMKESTEQTPNEKAIKEQPVNDKDPETIKPTEDESRSPEVREISASPSPGASNSRVASPTSTTKAPTTDNGIEKTPKENQSAAKRSESSPPPAATPVPSAKPTDEQPSTSTDVSLPKKRRMMTRNSTQNSQGTSQRGTPATNGADDPLKSEIISDVDEH